One stretch of Verrucomicrobiota bacterium DNA includes these proteins:
- a CDS encoding glycine--tRNA ligase yields the protein MNEVRPNDWMEKIVSLCKRRGFVFQSSEIYGGINGFWDYGPLGAELKRNIKDLWWRSMTQTRDDVAGLEATIIMHPSIWRASGHVDTFSDPMVDCKTCKGRFRADQVDSTPCPKRPSRMVTECEGEKTPPRQFNLMFKTYVGPVESEENAAYLRPETAQAIFAQFKNVLDVSRQKVPFGICQIGKAFRNEINPRNFTFRSREFEQMELEFFIRPDEVVARLEGSVATLAPGMDLSKPQRNWGWEVWHKYWVEQRIRWYEGIGLPRDSFEEYWQKKEELAHYAKATVDILYKFPFGTQELEGIAARGDFDLSQHQKFSGKSMEYFDDEAKAKYVPHVIEPSAGVDRLLLALICHAYAEEEVTDEKGQKEVRTVMRFHPRIAPIKAAVFPLLKNRPELVAKAEEIRDLLRPHMAVFYDETGAIGRRYRRQDEAGTPFGITVDFDTLGENGSALKDTVTLRERDSMKQERLPVGELLNHLLVRIR from the coding sequence ATGAACGAAGTTCGCCCGAACGATTGGATGGAAAAAATCGTCAGCCTCTGCAAACGCCGGGGGTTTGTCTTCCAGTCCTCCGAGATTTACGGCGGCATCAACGGGTTCTGGGATTACGGTCCTCTTGGCGCCGAGCTCAAGCGGAACATCAAGGATCTCTGGTGGCGGTCCATGACCCAAACCCGCGACGACGTGGCCGGCCTGGAGGCGACCATCATCATGCATCCGTCGATTTGGAGGGCGAGCGGACACGTCGATACCTTCAGCGATCCCATGGTCGATTGCAAAACGTGCAAGGGTCGCTTTCGCGCCGATCAGGTGGACTCCACCCCATGCCCCAAGCGGCCAAGCCGGATGGTTACGGAATGCGAGGGCGAAAAGACGCCACCCCGCCAGTTCAATTTGATGTTCAAGACCTACGTGGGTCCGGTTGAGTCCGAGGAAAACGCCGCCTACCTGCGCCCGGAAACGGCCCAGGCCATTTTCGCCCAGTTCAAGAACGTGCTCGATGTGTCCCGGCAAAAGGTTCCGTTCGGCATCTGCCAGATCGGCAAGGCTTTTCGCAACGAGATCAATCCCCGCAACTTTACCTTCCGCTCCCGCGAATTCGAACAAATGGAGCTCGAATTTTTCATCCGCCCGGATGAAGTCGTGGCCCGCTTGGAAGGCAGTGTGGCCACCCTCGCTCCCGGCATGGATCTTTCCAAACCGCAGCGCAACTGGGGATGGGAAGTGTGGCACAAGTATTGGGTGGAACAGCGGATCCGCTGGTACGAGGGCATCGGCCTTCCCCGCGACTCATTCGAGGAATACTGGCAGAAAAAGGAGGAGTTGGCGCATTACGCGAAGGCCACCGTCGATATCCTCTACAAGTTCCCCTTCGGAACGCAGGAGCTTGAAGGCATCGCCGCCCGCGGCGATTTCGACTTGAGCCAGCACCAAAAGTTCAGCGGCAAATCGATGGAGTATTTCGACGATGAAGCCAAGGCCAAGTATGTGCCCCATGTGATCGAGCCGAGCGCCGGAGTCGATCGGCTCCTGCTGGCGCTGATTTGCCATGCCTACGCCGAGGAGGAAGTCACGGATGAAAAGGGCCAGAAGGAGGTCCGCACCGTCATGCGTTTTCATCCGCGCATCGCTCCCATCAAGGCCGCCGTCTTTCCCTTGTTGAAGAATCGTCCGGAACTGGTTGCCAAAGCCGAGGAAATCCGGGATCTGCTGCGTCCGCACATGGCTGTATTCTACGATGAAACGGGCGCGATCGGACGCCGCTACCGGCGGCAGGACGAAGCGGGCACCCCGTTTGGGATCACGGTGGATTTCGACACGCTGGGCGAGAACGGCAGCGCGCTCAAGGACACCGTGACGCTGCGGGAGCGTGACAGCATGAAACAGGAGCGCTTGCCCGTCGGCGAACTCTTGAACCACCTCCTGGTACGGATACGCTGA